In Amaranthus tricolor cultivar Red isolate AtriRed21 chromosome 5, ASM2621246v1, whole genome shotgun sequence, a genomic segment contains:
- the LOC130814087 gene encoding uncharacterized protein LOC130814087 — MKKLTIRKKAIDSKKKQCELSTEVGNVRVDDVLIESSELFLANVDGNADEDEDSSSDDDYTCVNEDEYENDSDLFAENVVYGLDDVFIDDEEVRLILDKEVDEQNNTDMYFNDDEPQSDDYDLSALIDDEEGICSYPTFNPEIDFKGKINLSLGLKFPSTYVFRKALRYHAIECGYNYYYLHNGTNRISVYCYNRCDCMKLKGRIVNCVCGKEKKCYFKVHAVKLKDEETVQIRSYFPNHTCGHQHQNKKVTALYLAEKYIDDWRDNPTWELKAFKKRVNRELGCEVKYSKCYMAKRIAMKMLYGDASEEYSRVWDYAEAIRTFNPGSTAIVKCIGIDTPPPLFQRMYICLTACKEGFVAGCRPIIGVDGAHLKGKFPGVLFTAVGKDGNNNIFPIAWAVVETENVETWIWFLNLLVEDLRSVTASSSWVEAEGEAFTFMSDRQKGLVEALNSVVPECEIRFCCRHIWANFKIKFPGELFKQHFWSAARAYNKNHFDREMNVIKNISIDAYAYLAAIPAKHWSRHAFCSRSKSGMLLNNICEAFNNVLVEARAKPIISLMEWIRRYVMQRSAAKREGLSNFQGELMPAITKIIEKNAKEIYGLRVIPVDVYEFEVDDIEDCYVVNLANRTCHCGSWDVIGIPCKHAVACIVLRKLDAKDFVHEAYLVETYRKTYSPKFYGMPGHKMWPTTTLAKPLPPPYRKMPGRPNKRKRKKEVGEGKGRKKAITEFKQRRCGNCGEVGHYKKGCKNQPKPPPPTKTKSKGGRPKMGSSSTQQSTTNDVPSSSGQQQTQNAASTSCIMDQNSQI, encoded by the exons atgaagaaattgacaATCCGTAAAAAAGCCATTGATTCGAAAAAGAAGCAGTGTGAGTTGTCAACTGAGGTGGGTAATGTAAGGGTAGATGATGTCTTGATTGAAAGTTCTGAGCTGTTTTTAGCAAATGTAGATGGTAATGCTGATGAGGATGAGGATAGtagtagtgatgatgattatacatgtgttaatgaagatgaatatgagaatgattctgatttgtttgcggaaaatgtagtttatggtcttgatgatgtgtttatagaCGATGAGGAAGTTAGGTTGATAttagataaggaggttgatgaGCAAAACAACACAGACATGtactttaatgatgatgaaccgcAGTCTGATGATTATGATTTGAGTGCCTTGAttgatgatgaggaaggtatatgcagctatcctacattcaaCCCTGAGATTGATTTCAAGGGTAAGATTAATTTGTCTTTAGGGCTTAAGTTTCCTTCGACATATGTGTTTAGAAAAGCACtaaggtaccatgctattgaatgtggttacaattattattacctgcatAATGGTACAAATAGGATCAGTGTGTATTGCTACAACAGATGTGATTGCATGAAATTGAAAGGTAGAATTGTgaactgtgtttgtgggaaggagaagaagtgttattttaaggttcatgccgtgaaattgaaagatgaggagacagttcaaataaggagttattttccAAACCACACAtgtggtcaccaacaccaaaataagaaagtcactgctttgtatttagctgagaaatacatagatGATTGGAGGGACAATCCAACCTGGGAATTAAAGGCATTTAAGAAACGGGTTAATAGagagttaggttgtgaagtgaagtattctaagtgttacatggctaaaagaattgcaaTGAAAATGCTATAtggtgatgctagtgaagagtatagcAGGGTTTGGGATTATGCGGAAGCAATAAGGACGTTTAATCCAGGAAGCACAGCAATCGttaaatgcattggaatagacaCACCCCCACCTTTGTTccaaaggatgtatatatgcTTGACAGCGTGTAAGGAGGGGTTTGTAGCTGGCTGTAGGCCTATTATAGGTGTTGATGGGGCACATCTGAAGGGAAAATTCCCTGGGGTTTTGTTCACTGCTGTTGGTaaagatgggaacaataatATCTTTCCCATTGCATGGGCTGTGGTTGAAACTGAAAATGTAGAAACATGGATATGGTTTCTAAATCTTCTGGTGGAAGACCTTAGGTCGGTAACTGCATCGAGTAGTTGGGTTGAAGCAGAAGGTGAAGCTTTCACCTTCatgagcgataggcaaaag GGTTTGGTCGAAGCTTTGAACTCAGTGGTTCCTGAATGCGAAATTAGGTTCTGCTGTAGGCATATATGGGCGAACTTCAAGATCAAGTTCCCTGGAGAGTTGTTCAAACAACACTTTTGGAGTGCAGCCAGAGCCTACAACAAG AATCattttgatagagaaatgaatgtaataaagaatatttctattgACGCATATGCATATCTAGCTGCTATTCCTGCAAAACATTGGTCTAGGCATGCTTTTTGTAGTAGGAGTAAGTCTGGGATGTTATTGAACAATATTTGTGAGGCATTCAACAATGTGTTAGTAGAAGCAAGGGCGAAGCCTATAATTTCCCTAATGGAGTGGATTAGGAGATATGTAATGCAACGAAGCGCAGCCAAAAGGGAAGGGTTGAGTAACTTTCAAGGTGAGTTGATGCCAGCTATcactaaaattattgaaaaaaatgcaaaagaaatatatggtttaagggtaatcccagtggatgtttatgagtttgaggtggatgatATTGAAGACTGTTACGTTGTAAACTTGGCCAATAGAACTTGCCATTGTGGAAGTTGGGACGTTATAGGGATTCCTTGCAAACATGCCGTTGCTTGTATTGTGCTTAGAAAATTAGATGCCAAAGACTTTGTCCACGAGGCGTATCTCGTAGAAACGTATCGAAAAACGTATAGTCCAAAGTTTTATGGTATGCCAGGACACAAAATGTGGCCAACAACCACTTTAGCCAAACCACTTCCTCCACCATATAgaaagatgcctggaaggcctaacaagaggaaaagaaagaaggaagttGGTGAAGGTAAAGGACGAAAGAAGGCTATTACAGAATTCAAGCAAAGGAGATGTGGTAATTGCGGTGAAGTTGGTCACTACAAAAAGGGCTGCAAAAATCAACCTAaaccaccaccaccaacaaAGACCAAGTCAAAaggtggaaggcctaaaatgggaTCTTCTTCTACTCAACAATCTACAACCAATGATGTGCCTAGCTCCAGTGGTCAACAACAAACGCAAAACGCTGCATCTACTTCATGTATAATGGATCAAAATAGTCAAATATAG